The following proteins are encoded in a genomic region of Thermococcus henrietii:
- a CDS encoding peroxiredoxin, with the protein MVVIGEKFPEVEVKTTHGVIKLPDYFAEKGKWFILFSHPADFTPVCTTEFYAMQKRLDKFRELGVEPIGLSVDQVFSHIKWMEWIKENLGVEIEFPVIADDRGELAEKLGMIPSGATITARAVFIVDDKGVIRAIVYYPAEVGRDWDEILRLVKALKVSDEKGVALPHKWPENELIGDKVIIPPASTIEEKKQREEAKAKGEIECYDWWFCYKKLE; encoded by the coding sequence ATGGTCGTCATAGGAGAAAAGTTCCCAGAGGTTGAGGTCAAGACCACCCACGGAGTGATAAAGCTCCCGGACTACTTCGCCGAGAAGGGCAAGTGGTTCATACTCTTCAGCCACCCGGCTGACTTCACCCCGGTCTGTACGACCGAGTTCTACGCCATGCAGAAGAGGCTCGACAAGTTCAGGGAGCTCGGCGTCGAGCCGATTGGACTGAGCGTTGACCAGGTCTTCAGCCACATCAAGTGGATGGAGTGGATAAAGGAGAACCTTGGCGTCGAGATTGAGTTCCCGGTCATAGCCGACGACCGCGGTGAGCTCGCCGAGAAGCTCGGCATGATTCCGAGCGGAGCAACGATAACCGCCAGGGCCGTCTTCATCGTCGACGACAAGGGCGTCATAAGGGCCATCGTCTACTACCCGGCCGAGGTCGGCAGGGACTGGGACGAGATACTCAGGCTCGTCAAAGCCCTCAAGGTCAGCGACGAGAAGGGAGTTGCCCTTCCGCACAAGTGGCCCGAGAACGAGCTCATCGGCGACAAGGTCATCATCCCGCCGGCCAGCACCATCGAGGAGAAGAAGCAGAGAGAAGAGGCCAAGGCCAAGGGCGAAATCGAGTGCTACGACTGGTGGTTCTGCTACAAGAAGCTCGAGTGA
- a CDS encoding AAA family ATPase gives MFIREIKEISEFRGIKKLSSPIPFKKFNILIGKNNAGKSTLMEAILLGTVPEYKEPITGRSVLEFIRDRHNGAHRLIYKYAGRAKTTCETEKGTITHALADNGEFLRGNKHVQIDLHKTSPVIFLPYDTNFMKHINKFLEDKEPEIVKKEIHTKTARRISEVLDEEFTEIVLKRDGWYLRRSDASYIHIEDAGDGVKKSVKVMMLLELLRPKLVLWDDFDTALHPGMLYELMRWLALGPWQVVLSTHSIDVLYYFNDLSEEIEEFNGQVILLRKDSQDTLYHRELSPDEIETLLESNIDPRLIATELKI, from the coding sequence ATGTTCATCCGTGAGATAAAAGAAATTTCAGAGTTTCGGGGAATAAAAAAGCTTTCAAGCCCGATTCCATTCAAAAAGTTCAACATACTAATCGGAAAGAACAACGCAGGGAAATCAACACTAATGGAGGCAATACTTCTTGGAACGGTTCCAGAGTATAAGGAGCCAATTACCGGAAGGAGTGTTCTTGAATTCATTAGAGACCGGCACAATGGAGCACACAGGCTCATCTATAAGTACGCAGGACGAGCCAAGACAACATGCGAAACCGAAAAAGGAACAATCACTCACGCGCTGGCAGATAATGGGGAGTTTTTACGTGGGAACAAACATGTTCAGATTGACCTCCATAAGACATCTCCAGTAATTTTCCTTCCATACGACACGAATTTCATGAAACATATCAACAAGTTTCTTGAGGATAAGGAACCCGAAATTGTGAAGAAGGAAATACACACTAAAACTGCGAGGAGAATAAGCGAGGTTCTTGACGAAGAGTTCACTGAGATAGTCCTCAAAAGGGACGGCTGGTACCTCAGGAGGAGTGATGCCAGCTATATTCACATAGAGGACGCCGGAGACGGTGTTAAAAAGAGCGTAAAGGTCATGATGCTCCTTGAGCTCCTACGACCAAAACTGGTCTTATGGGATGATTTTGACACCGCTCTCCACCCCGGAATGTTGTATGAGCTCATGAGATGGCTTGCTCTTGGTCCATGGCAGGTGGTTCTCTCAACTCACAGCATAGACGTCCTGTATTACTTCAATGACCTAAGTGAAGAAATTGAGGAATTTAATGGGCAGGTCATCCTTCTCAGAAAGGACTCACAAGACACTCTCTATCACCGTGAGCTCAGTCCAGACGAAATAGAAACTCTCTTAGAGTCAAATATAGACCCAAGACTCATCGCGACAGAGCTTAAAATTTGA
- a CDS encoding GNAT family N-acetyltransferase — MRPVVLKGNLVSLAVPLRDDVRKAWLWFNDRSVRLFLTAPEEVFFFEDEMEWYERIRKAKEREKVFSIVENSTSSLVGFIGLHRIDHRDGRAELGYFLGREHWGRGYGSEAVKLALDYAFNWLNLRKVYARVYEPNVASIKVLEKNGFELVGRLRKHHHVPGYGFVDELIFERFRDDFLSSDLIRENRGNNHVHP; from the coding sequence ATGAGGCCGGTCGTTCTCAAAGGCAACCTCGTTTCGCTCGCCGTTCCGCTGAGAGACGACGTAAGGAAAGCGTGGCTCTGGTTCAACGACAGGAGCGTGAGACTCTTCTTAACGGCCCCGGAGGAAGTCTTCTTCTTTGAGGACGAGATGGAGTGGTACGAGAGGATTAGAAAGGCAAAGGAGCGCGAGAAGGTCTTTTCGATAGTGGAGAACTCAACCTCTTCCCTCGTCGGTTTCATAGGGCTCCACAGGATAGACCACCGCGACGGAAGGGCAGAGCTCGGTTACTTCCTCGGAAGGGAGCACTGGGGGAGGGGCTATGGAAGCGAGGCGGTGAAGTTGGCCCTCGATTACGCATTCAACTGGCTCAACCTCCGGAAGGTCTACGCGAGGGTTTACGAGCCGAACGTTGCCTCGATAAAGGTCCTCGAGAAGAACGGCTTCGAACTCGTTGGGAGGCTGAGAAAACACCACCACGTTCCGGGCTACGGCTTCGTGGACGAGCTGATTTTTGAAAGGTTTAGGGATGATTTTTTAAGTTCTGACCTGATACGTGAGAATAGAGGGAACAATCATGTTCATCCGTGA
- a CDS encoding transcriptional regulator encodes MEREKLIKTVEAILRSAGYKTARLEFRGSCFDIVASRLVVLLFLKVVANIDTVTEEQAEDLKRLAKFFNASPLIVGLRSKNAELEEGVVYERFGIYALRPETLYDVLTNNELPAIFAERGGLYVRINGELLRELRERHGYSVNELAQLLGVSRKTLLNYERGEQAVSLEVAIRLEELFDEALAEPIDVLNARVEAKLDVKPESPLEKEVFERLKRLGLGLVKVKKAPFNAVSKGDEFRILTGIDERKTRSTVKRAEMVAEVGRIINSDGVFILEKTKTEVVKEVPIIPKESLREVRDADELIEMIEELKKEIKAKLFS; translated from the coding sequence ATGGAAAGGGAGAAGCTCATCAAAACCGTTGAGGCGATACTCAGGAGCGCGGGCTACAAAACAGCCCGCCTTGAGTTTAGAGGTTCCTGCTTTGACATAGTCGCGAGCCGGTTAGTGGTTCTTCTCTTCCTCAAGGTCGTCGCGAACATAGACACCGTTACCGAGGAGCAGGCCGAGGATTTGAAGAGGCTCGCGAAGTTCTTCAACGCTTCCCCCCTCATAGTGGGCCTCCGCTCGAAGAACGCGGAGCTTGAGGAGGGAGTTGTTTACGAGCGCTTCGGAATCTACGCTTTGAGACCCGAAACGCTCTACGACGTCCTCACAAACAACGAGCTACCGGCCATCTTCGCGGAGCGCGGTGGGCTTTACGTCCGGATAAACGGCGAACTTCTCAGGGAGCTTCGCGAGAGGCACGGTTATTCGGTCAACGAGCTGGCACAGCTCCTCGGGGTTTCGAGGAAGACCCTCCTCAACTACGAGCGCGGTGAGCAGGCCGTTTCACTTGAGGTGGCGATTAGGCTCGAAGAGCTCTTCGACGAGGCCCTGGCCGAGCCGATTGACGTTCTGAACGCGAGGGTGGAAGCGAAGCTCGACGTTAAGCCAGAGAGCCCCCTTGAAAAGGAGGTCTTCGAGAGGTTGAAGCGCCTCGGTCTCGGCCTCGTGAAGGTTAAGAAGGCCCCGTTCAACGCGGTTTCAAAGGGCGACGAGTTCAGAATCCTGACGGGGATAGACGAAAGGAAGACCCGCTCGACGGTGAAGAGGGCCGAGATGGTGGCCGAGGTTGGCAGGATAATCAACTCCGACGGCGTGTTCATCCTTGAGAAGACCAAGACCGAAGTCGTCAAGGAGGTCCCCATAATCCCGAAGGAGAGCCTCAGGGAAGTCAGGGACGCCGACGAGCTCATTGAGATGATTGAGGAGCTCAAAAAGGAGATAAAGGCGAAGCTCTTCAGCTGA
- a CDS encoding HD domain-containing protein yields MAKAKIIHDGIHGSMKVTGVILELVKTPEFQRLRHIRQLGLAYLVYPGANHSRFEHSLGTWHIAKRLSDEVGLDEDESLLLQVGALLHDIGHGPLSHTFEGIYRHYVKERDHMRLGQDIITGRINITGDEDGGKIPEILENHGIEPREVADLILGRAKKPYLGQMLHGGVDVDQLDYLIRDAHYTGVAHGIIDLERLLKVLEIHDDELVVDEKGVEAVEGMMVARSLMYSRVYFHHTVKIAEGMLTRALEFALEEDHLWDFWKMTDCRVLVELEDLEGLPAELTRRVLYRKLYKAAVLASAEELSQEERRELLSAYRNVKRRQELERALAEAVGASEGEVILEFSIADLMLSEPRLKETGIKVLLENGEVQPLSKVTPLANALKRRQTPRWAVLIASPEKYVGKLRESWRKVLFS; encoded by the coding sequence ATGGCGAAAGCGAAGATTATCCACGACGGAATCCACGGTAGCATGAAGGTCACGGGGGTAATCCTTGAACTCGTCAAAACGCCCGAGTTCCAGAGGCTCAGGCACATAAGACAGCTCGGTCTGGCGTACCTCGTCTATCCCGGCGCCAATCACTCGCGCTTCGAGCACTCCCTCGGAACTTGGCACATAGCAAAGCGCCTCTCCGACGAGGTCGGGCTCGATGAAGACGAAAGCCTGCTCCTTCAGGTCGGCGCTTTACTTCACGATATCGGGCACGGGCCCCTAAGCCACACCTTTGAGGGAATCTACCGGCACTACGTGAAGGAGCGCGACCACATGCGCCTCGGCCAGGACATCATAACGGGGCGGATAAACATAACCGGCGACGAGGACGGAGGGAAGATTCCGGAGATACTGGAAAACCACGGAATTGAGCCGAGGGAAGTGGCGGACCTAATCCTCGGCAGGGCGAAGAAGCCCTACCTTGGCCAGATGCTTCACGGGGGGGTTGACGTTGACCAGCTCGACTACCTCATCAGAGACGCCCACTACACCGGCGTCGCGCACGGAATAATAGACCTTGAGAGGCTCCTCAAGGTGCTCGAAATCCACGATGACGAGCTCGTCGTCGACGAGAAGGGTGTTGAAGCCGTCGAGGGAATGATGGTGGCGCGCTCGCTGATGTACTCGCGCGTTTACTTCCACCACACGGTGAAGATTGCCGAGGGCATGCTGACCAGAGCTCTGGAGTTCGCCCTTGAAGAGGACCACCTATGGGACTTCTGGAAGATGACCGACTGCCGGGTTTTAGTTGAACTCGAGGATTTAGAGGGCCTGCCTGCGGAGCTCACGAGGCGCGTCCTTTACAGGAAGCTCTACAAGGCCGCGGTTCTCGCGAGCGCGGAGGAGCTCAGCCAGGAGGAGAGGAGGGAGTTGCTGTCGGCTTACAGGAACGTCAAGAGGAGGCAGGAGCTTGAGAGGGCCCTGGCGGAAGCCGTTGGTGCAAGCGAGGGAGAGGTAATCCTCGAGTTTAGCATAGCAGACCTGATGCTCAGCGAGCCGAGGCTGAAGGAGACCGGCATAAAGGTGCTCCTTGAAAACGGCGAGGTTCAGCCCCTCTCGAAGGTAACGCCCCTTGCGAACGCCCTCAAGAGGAGACAGACTCCCAGGTGGGCCGTTCTCATAGCCTCGCCGGAGAAGTACGTCGGAAAGCTCCGCGAGAGCTGGAGAAAGGTGCTCTTCAGCTGA
- a CDS encoding phenylacetate--CoA ligase family protein — MPTVIYRKTLLDGFKYTLSKAVETTPFWKEKFEGLDLEGISPETLCELTARVTIKPHDLYERSRVWPDYIREGRLFHAVMRTSGTTGRPKRVPFTPDDKRRTARQMAPWVNEYFEKGERVASFFPPLPSSSGNFALSGLEGNNAGVAYFQVPITYLQNRELLLNELEDIKPTSIWALTATAYNLGLILPEKLREDVKTIVVGGETLTPELAKATLELFPNAVVIDNFGSTEDDVTGFRIVTRKGATPFHFGESVIVLEDTGDEDYPEYKRLYITKVMREGELTGLPLFNYDIGDLARLENGEVVSIIRVKDVVVLSGAKLHIDQVMEIVYGHPELKDFVILYHPLSPDNPRPRVVVRVAYEGEKPAGIEDEVRELIYEANNPVRYEVEEAKSSELIIEAVPLEKLREGLPVRPGKTKRIYVAGKDF, encoded by the coding sequence ATGCCCACCGTTATATATCGTAAAACCCTACTGGATGGGTTTAAATACACCCTGAGCAAGGCCGTGGAAACGACTCCGTTCTGGAAAGAGAAATTCGAGGGTCTTGACCTGGAAGGGATTTCTCCGGAAACCCTCTGTGAACTAACGGCCAGGGTAACAATCAAGCCCCACGACCTTTACGAGAGGTCCCGCGTCTGGCCGGACTACATACGGGAGGGCCGTCTCTTCCACGCGGTTATGCGAACCAGCGGGACGACCGGCCGGCCGAAGAGGGTGCCCTTCACCCCGGACGACAAGAGACGAACCGCACGCCAGATGGCGCCCTGGGTCAACGAGTACTTCGAGAAGGGCGAACGAGTCGCTTCGTTCTTCCCGCCACTGCCGTCCTCATCGGGCAACTTCGCACTGAGCGGGCTTGAGGGCAACAACGCAGGGGTTGCGTACTTCCAGGTGCCGATTACCTACCTCCAGAACAGGGAACTCCTTCTCAATGAGCTTGAGGACATAAAGCCAACCTCGATATGGGCCCTAACTGCCACCGCCTACAACCTTGGCCTCATTCTGCCGGAGAAGCTCAGGGAGGACGTTAAAACGATAGTCGTCGGCGGTGAGACACTCACTCCAGAGCTGGCCAAGGCCACCCTTGAGCTGTTCCCTAACGCCGTCGTCATAGACAACTTCGGCTCGACGGAGGACGACGTTACCGGCTTCAGGATAGTTACGAGAAAGGGAGCAACGCCCTTCCACTTCGGGGAGTCCGTAATAGTCCTTGAGGACACCGGCGACGAGGATTATCCGGAATACAAGAGGCTCTACATTACCAAGGTCATGCGCGAGGGCGAGCTAACTGGATTACCGCTCTTCAACTACGACATCGGTGATTTGGCGAGGCTCGAAAACGGCGAAGTCGTCAGCATAATCCGCGTTAAGGACGTCGTCGTTCTCTCCGGGGCAAAGCTCCACATAGACCAGGTAATGGAGATAGTCTACGGTCATCCCGAGCTCAAGGACTTCGTGATACTCTACCACCCGCTCTCGCCGGACAACCCGAGGCCCAGGGTGGTCGTAAGGGTTGCCTACGAGGGTGAAAAACCAGCTGGAATCGAGGATGAGGTGAGGGAGCTCATCTACGAGGCCAACAATCCGGTTCGCTACGAGGTCGAGGAAGCGAAGAGCTCGGAGCTCATAATCGAGGCAGTCCCGCTGGAAAAGCTCCGCGAGGGCCTTCCAGTCAGGCCTGGGAAGACCAAGAGAATATACGTCGCCGGAAAGGACTTCTGA
- a CDS encoding DUF835 domain-containing protein, with the protein MTSADFIPYISGFLVILADLTAAFLILRVYLRRRRRSALFFSAAWFADMLMVVLSMSMNPLIRMIAEFSLTIFAMLVFMGSVRLLDEELIPVPHYILQRMALMAPIFYIFVASVYHFTGNADWALTAGVSLGISGAFVFASGVLLRPLETVYKKPAKVLYLSVLLFGLHLVPAALFGLYEWYLPIGFTLSTALTIMMAYSMLRLTSTREFLEGRGEVRVPEIHSGTIILQPEDFEEVLPKLREAPVLAFLRDLKYSQKSWKTYFITAVPFRKEGISGTINPTELAKMTEIVYQYLEETKRMGLPGVVVMDCLEYLSMYNHWDSLMKFLSKLRDLVLVRGGTLIIVVDRNSVEERLFNQLRKLLE; encoded by the coding sequence ATGACCTCCGCTGATTTTATCCCCTACATCAGCGGATTTCTCGTGATACTTGCTGACCTGACGGCCGCTTTCTTAATCCTCCGCGTATACTTGAGGAGGCGTAGAAGGTCTGCCCTATTCTTTTCCGCCGCATGGTTTGCCGATATGCTGATGGTTGTTCTTTCAATGTCGATGAATCCCCTGATACGGATGATTGCTGAATTTTCACTGACTATCTTTGCCATGCTGGTTTTTATGGGGTCCGTGAGACTACTCGATGAAGAGTTGATTCCGGTCCCCCACTATATTCTCCAAAGGATGGCACTTATGGCACCGATTTTTTATATCTTCGTTGCCTCGGTGTATCACTTCACAGGAAATGCCGACTGGGCCCTCACCGCGGGGGTCTCCCTGGGAATAAGTGGGGCTTTTGTGTTTGCCAGCGGTGTCCTTCTGAGGCCCCTTGAGACGGTTTACAAAAAGCCTGCGAAGGTTCTATACCTCAGCGTTCTACTGTTTGGTCTTCACTTAGTTCCAGCGGCACTTTTCGGTCTCTACGAGTGGTACCTTCCCATTGGCTTTACCCTCTCAACGGCGCTCACGATAATGATGGCATATTCAATGCTCAGGTTAACCTCTACAAGGGAATTCCTTGAGGGGAGAGGCGAGGTTAGGGTTCCTGAAATTCATAGCGGGACAATTATACTCCAGCCGGAAGATTTCGAGGAGGTTCTTCCGAAGCTTCGAGAAGCGCCAGTGCTTGCATTTCTTCGCGACTTAAAGTACTCCCAGAAAAGCTGGAAAACCTACTTTATAACTGCAGTCCCTTTTCGGAAGGAGGGAATCTCGGGAACGATAAACCCCACAGAACTCGCTAAGATGACGGAAATCGTCTACCAGTACCTAGAGGAAACCAAACGGATGGGCTTACCTGGGGTTGTTGTTATGGATTGTCTGGAGTACCTCAGCATGTACAACCATTGGGATTCGCTTATGAAGTTTCTGTCCAAGCTTAGAGACTTAGTGCTGGTTAGGGGTGGAACGCTCATCATCGTCGTAGACAGAAACAGCGTGGAAGAACGGCTCTTCAACCAGCTAAGAAAACTCCTCGAGTGA
- a CDS encoding molybdopterin molybdotransferase MoeA: MREFKRLTPYREALKLLLDDLNEIRETEEVPLEDALGRVLAEDIVSPIDNPPFDRSAVDGYALRAEDTFPAREYSPVELRVVDEIVAGEESGAKVEPGTAVKLMTGSKMPEGANAVLMQEMAEREGDVIRVLRPVAPGQNVAFAGEDVKKGEVILRKGQVLRPQDLALLKSVGFKTVEVKRKPRVGIIVTGDELIEEFDGDALKSGKILESNSVMLKGLVRQYFGEPIFYGVVPDNEDAIGNAIERAKAENDLVLVTGGSAFGDKDFAHRFVNLLFHGTTIKPGRPIGYGERVFIMSGYPVAVFAQFHLYVKHALAKLVGARNYEARVKAALIDRVPSQLGRYEFVKVWYESGKAKPIKKRGSGLISSLVESNGYVEIPEDSEGYLEGEEVWVTLY; the protein is encoded by the coding sequence ATGAGAGAGTTCAAGCGCCTCACTCCTTACAGGGAGGCACTAAAGTTACTCCTCGATGACCTGAACGAAATTAGAGAAACCGAAGAAGTTCCCCTCGAGGATGCCCTCGGCAGGGTCCTGGCTGAGGACATCGTTTCACCGATAGACAACCCGCCCTTTGACCGTTCGGCGGTTGACGGCTACGCTTTACGCGCTGAGGACACCTTCCCCGCGAGGGAATACAGCCCCGTCGAGCTGAGGGTCGTTGACGAGATTGTCGCTGGCGAGGAAAGCGGGGCGAAGGTGGAGCCGGGAACGGCCGTGAAACTCATGACCGGCTCGAAGATGCCCGAGGGAGCGAACGCGGTTCTGATGCAGGAGATGGCAGAGCGCGAGGGGGACGTGATAAGGGTTCTCCGTCCCGTTGCTCCCGGCCAGAACGTCGCCTTCGCAGGCGAGGACGTAAAGAAGGGGGAGGTAATCCTGCGGAAGGGGCAGGTACTCAGGCCCCAGGACCTCGCGCTTCTCAAGAGCGTGGGTTTCAAGACCGTTGAGGTCAAGAGGAAGCCCAGGGTTGGAATAATCGTTACAGGCGACGAGCTTATTGAGGAGTTCGACGGAGATGCCTTGAAATCCGGCAAAATCCTTGAGAGCAACTCCGTCATGCTGAAGGGCCTCGTGAGGCAGTACTTCGGCGAGCCCATCTTCTACGGCGTCGTTCCTGACAATGAAGACGCGATAGGGAATGCAATCGAGCGGGCGAAGGCCGAGAACGACCTCGTGCTCGTCACCGGCGGTTCGGCCTTTGGGGACAAGGACTTCGCCCACCGGTTCGTTAACTTGCTCTTCCACGGGACGACGATAAAACCCGGAAGGCCGATAGGCTACGGCGAGAGGGTATTCATAATGAGCGGTTATCCCGTGGCAGTGTTTGCCCAGTTCCACCTTTACGTCAAGCACGCCTTGGCCAAGCTGGTTGGAGCCAGAAACTACGAGGCGCGGGTTAAGGCGGCGCTAATCGATAGGGTTCCGAGCCAGCTCGGTAGATACGAGTTCGTCAAGGTCTGGTACGAGAGTGGAAAGGCAAAGCCCATCAAGAAGAGGGGCAGTGGACTTATAAGCTCGCTCGTGGAGAGCAACGGTTATGTGGAAATCCCTGAAGACAGTGAGGGGTACCTTGAGGGAGAAGAAGTCTGGGTGACATTATACTAA
- a CDS encoding PIN domain-containing protein codes for MKNVVFMEKYHLMPSDAQIVLTCKSYGVDKIATFDSDFTRVDFLKVLGV; via the coding sequence TTGAAGAACGTTGTCTTCATGGAGAAATACCACCTAATGCCCTCCGATGCTCAGATAGTTCTCACCTGCAAGAGCTACGGGGTTGATAAGATTGCAACCTTCGATTCCGACTTCACGAGGGTTGACTTCCTCAAAGTTTTGGGGGTGTGA
- a CDS encoding MogA/MoaB family molybdenum cofactor biosynthesis protein: protein MGVEEHKRKAPRKFRFAVITVSDTASRGEKEDASGKFLIEELEKAGHERVLYRVVPDEKMAIIGAVVEAFEKGADVVVTSGGTGIASRDVTIESLRPLFDKELTGFGEIFRLMSYEEIGTAAIMTRATAGVIRSSGRAMAVFCLPGSLGAAKTGIKIILREAGHVLKHGRE, encoded by the coding sequence ATGGGCGTTGAGGAGCACAAGAGGAAGGCACCCAGGAAGTTTCGATTTGCTGTCATAACGGTCAGCGACACCGCGAGCAGGGGCGAGAAGGAAGATGCCAGCGGGAAGTTCCTCATCGAGGAGCTGGAGAAGGCGGGACACGAGCGGGTTCTCTACAGGGTCGTGCCGGACGAGAAGATGGCGATAATAGGTGCCGTAGTTGAGGCCTTCGAGAAGGGGGCTGATGTTGTCGTTACCTCCGGCGGGACCGGAATAGCGAGCAGGGACGTGACGATAGAGAGCCTGAGGCCGCTTTTCGACAAGGAGCTCACGGGCTTCGGCGAAATCTTCAGGCTGATGAGCTACGAGGAGATAGGCACGGCGGCGATAATGACGAGGGCGACCGCCGGCGTCATCAGGAGCTCGGGAAGGGCGATGGCGGTCTTCTGCCTCCCGGGAAGCCTCGGGGCGGCTAAGACCGGAATAAAGATTATCCTCAGGGAGGCCGGCCACGTCCTCAAGCACGGGAGGGAGTAA
- a CDS encoding COG2426 family protein: MNSFLEVFLLSLVPTFEGRYAIVYGIGRGYPLWETLLSASLGVLTLSLLLPALLPYIDRIMLWLEKTPLRKVAHLYLHYVERVRKKAHPYVERWGFIGLTIFVAIPLPGTGIWTGALAAYLLGIEKKQTVPALILGGLLSMAITVLPALGLLG, translated from the coding sequence TTGAATAGCTTCCTCGAGGTCTTCCTGCTCTCCCTCGTGCCGACCTTTGAGGGGCGCTACGCGATAGTTTACGGCATAGGGAGGGGCTACCCCCTCTGGGAAACCCTCTTAAGTGCTTCCCTCGGCGTGCTCACCCTCTCGCTTCTCCTGCCTGCACTGCTCCCCTACATAGACCGGATAATGCTCTGGCTCGAAAAAACGCCCCTCAGAAAGGTGGCACACCTCTACCTCCACTACGTGGAGCGGGTTCGAAAAAAGGCGCACCCCTACGTGGAGAGGTGGGGCTTCATCGGCCTCACGATTTTCGTTGCCATTCCTCTTCCCGGAACGGGGATATGGACCGGGGCTTTGGCGGCTTACCTCCTCGGAATTGAGAAAAAGCAGACGGTTCCGGCTTTAATTCTCGGCGGGCTTTTGAGCATGGCAATAACGGTTCTGCCTGCACTGGGGCTGTTAGGGTGA
- a CDS encoding phosphatase PAP2 family protein, translating to MSSESLKNWKFLLNTALLVLVLVLQLTGLMAGMNSRVDALLPSPNPGLMNVLTAFGSDLFLVPFAIAVIYLDIRNSGRLSRETLVFLVSAFVGLVIVGVLKVAINEPRPRNHGGYSFPSGHTYRGAIIAVYASNRWKRATPLAVIFAVGVAITRLLLHVHWFGDVLFSLLLAPWVYSIVKATQDSWLPLYRRVISRLGLGVLDVE from the coding sequence ATGTCCAGCGAATCCCTCAAGAACTGGAAGTTCCTGCTGAACACGGCGTTGCTGGTTCTCGTTCTTGTCCTTCAGCTCACGGGTTTAATGGCCGGCATGAACTCCCGGGTGGACGCGCTCCTTCCATCGCCGAACCCGGGCCTGATGAACGTCCTGACGGCTTTCGGAAGCGACCTGTTCCTCGTTCCCTTCGCAATCGCTGTCATCTACCTCGACATCAGGAACTCGGGAAGGCTCTCGCGGGAGACGCTCGTTTTCCTCGTCTCGGCCTTCGTCGGTCTCGTCATAGTCGGGGTTCTCAAGGTTGCAATCAACGAGCCGAGACCCCGCAACCACGGGGGCTACTCCTTCCCCTCGGGCCACACCTACAGAGGGGCAATAATCGCGGTCTACGCCTCGAACCGCTGGAAGCGGGCAACTCCCCTGGCAGTTATCTTCGCGGTCGGAGTTGCGATAACGCGGCTGCTCCTCCATGTCCACTGGTTCGGCGACGTCCTCTTCAGCCTGTTGCTAGCTCCGTGGGTCTACAGCATCGTCAAGGCCACCCAGGACTCGTGGCTTCCGCTCTACAGGCGGGTAATCTCAAGGCTCGGACTGGGGGTGCTCGACGTTGAATAG
- a CDS encoding ASCH domain-containing protein encodes MRKKSVQIRKFMLIDSSYKSRILRGDKVTTIRYGSYEAKPGSEVYLVVTPSDTAIAKVRITKVERKKVRELTNEDAKLDGFSDVKELLRELNKIYGELYGDDEVTVIGFEVVKAFRDGIPLKWLKGLNYREPEEIARLYLENQDRLNFNRETDFIMRRIYNEGLGKAVRTFGPKRVRGALLKVYHGLYNEGLI; translated from the coding sequence ATGAGGAAGAAGAGCGTTCAGATTCGGAAGTTCATGCTGATTGACAGCTCATACAAGTCAAGAATCCTGAGGGGAGACAAAGTCACGACGATACGCTACGGTAGCTACGAGGCGAAACCTGGAAGCGAGGTTTATCTCGTGGTAACGCCGAGCGACACTGCCATAGCGAAGGTCAGAATCACGAAGGTTGAGCGGAAGAAGGTTAGAGAGCTCACCAACGAAGACGCCAAGCTCGACGGCTTCTCCGACGTTAAGGAGCTCCTCCGCGAGCTGAACAAAATCTACGGCGAGCTTTACGGGGACGACGAGGTCACCGTAATAGGCTTCGAGGTCGTCAAGGCCTTCAGGGACGGAATCCCCCTCAAGTGGCTCAAGGGCCTCAACTACCGCGAGCCGGAGGAGATAGCGCGCCTCTACCTCGAAAACCAGGACAGGCTTAACTTCAACCGCGAAACGGACTTCATAATGCGCCGTATCTACAACGAGGGCCTCGGAAAGGCCGTCAGAACCTTCGGACCGAAGAGGGTTCGGGGGGCCCTTCTCAAGGTTTACCACGGACTCTACAACGAGGGGCTGATTTAG